In Tubulanus polymorphus chromosome 2, tnTubPoly1.2, whole genome shotgun sequence, a single window of DNA contains:
- the LOC141899736 gene encoding uncharacterized protein LOC141899736 isoform X1 yields the protein MTVMPKDKGKGKSPRKITDTFKKQKSTNKLRQHNKPQPHDDDVVASTSTATSTTLISEKDLSILRDFDLDWQFGPCLGITRIERWERARKNGLNPPEHVIELIENNSTNDSYTQCLGFPICSFSVKFASAIIQRAIQLMLQLFVPQTCAPGLVWQGFASWPSVAMPSGWNPCRERI from the exons ATGACAGTCATGCCGAAGGATAAAGGAAAAGGGAAATCTCCTCGTAAAATAACGGACACATTTAAGAAGCAAAAATCCACAAATAAGCTTAGACAACATAATAAGCCTCAACCAC atgatgatgatgttgtaGCAAGTACGTCGACGGCTACCAGTACTACATTGATCTCCGAGAAGGACTTGTCAATTCTCCGAGATTTCGACTTGGATTGGCAGTTCGGACCCTGTTTAG GAATAACTCGTATTGAGAGATGGGAGAGAGCTAGAAAAAATGGCCTGAATCCACCTGAACACGTAATCGAGCTGATCGAAAACAACTCAACAAATGATAGTTACACTCAGTG CCTGGGTTTTCCCATTTGCAGTTTttccgtgaaatttgcctcagcgatCATACAACGGGCCATCCAATTGATGTTGCAACTTTTCGTGCCGCAAACCTGTGCACctggtctagtgtggcagggtttcgcgTCGTGGccgagtgtagcgatgccatcaggttggAATCCCTGCCGAGAGAGGATATAG
- the LOC141899736 gene encoding DNA polymerase delta subunit 4-like isoform X2, translating to MTVMPKDKGKGKSPRKITDTFKKQKSTNKLRQHNKPQPHDDDVVASTSTATSTTLISEKDLSILRDFDLDWQFGPCLGITRIERWERARKNGLNPPEHVIELIENNSTNDSYTQCIWADYKQL from the exons ATGACAGTCATGCCGAAGGATAAAGGAAAAGGGAAATCTCCTCGTAAAATAACGGACACATTTAAGAAGCAAAAATCCACAAATAAGCTTAGACAACATAATAAGCCTCAACCAC atgatgatgatgttgtaGCAAGTACGTCGACGGCTACCAGTACTACATTGATCTCCGAGAAGGACTTGTCAATTCTCCGAGATTTCGACTTGGATTGGCAGTTCGGACCCTGTTTAG GAATAACTCGTATTGAGAGATGGGAGAGAGCTAGAAAAAATGGCCTGAATCCACCTGAACACGTAATCGAGCTGATCGAAAACAACTCAACAAATGATAGTTACACTCAGTG CATTTGGGCGGATTATAAACAGCTTTGA